The Glycine max cultivar Williams 82 chromosome 17, Glycine_max_v4.0, whole genome shotgun sequence genome contains the following window.
CCAGCATCCTCCTTTATGCAGAGACATTTACAAGAAAATCCAATCACatggtttttttcttttcgcATTTCTCACCTAAAAGAATTTACCTTTCCCTTGTTTCTCCCTTGGGGTGAAATATGATTGGTTCAAGTTGCAACCGGTACCACGAGAACTTCACATGGGGTTTGTCCAATGATAACCGAAGCATGTTGGAGTGACGAGAGGGGATGCAGACATGGTGGTACCATTCCAATTTCTCTTGTTTCTCATTGGTTCGGATGATTAGGCAAACACTACTGAATATGTGTTTGTTGGACAACCGACCCTTGGGTATTTTGGAACATGCAACTACTTTCACGCCAACAACACCTGCTAAAATAAACTATAATGACATAAGATACAAAAAAAAGAGTAGGAAAATATGGGGGACGCACACATAAGTTACCAGCCCCACACACTGCTACGTTGTAAATTTGCTTTCATGCGGGGCTAGAAAGAATGGGACAAAGGAGCTGATTTAAAGATTCTGTTTCACAATGAATACAACCCATGTAACCTAACCAATTTTTCAGTTGCCCATGTTGCTCTCTGGAGCCCTTCTGCTTTTGCTTGTCTCCAACTCCCAATTGGTGTCTTAAGATGGTCTTGAAAATTGCTTAGGACCAAAAAAAGTAGTAAAATCGGAGCTTCAAAATTGACCGACCAAATTTGTGTCTcatctcatttttgttttattttttagggggggggggggggttgaattgtgATGATCCACTTAAAAATTTGGGCACAGCTTTGTTATAGTTTAAGCATTATCACGAGGCAAgtatatgaatttattttttcattaaacatGCTTCAAATCTACATTCAAGGAAAAATAACAATTTGTTGTTTTTCGCAAAAAGATGGACTAGAATGCATGTCAACAACCTATTAtaattggaatttttttaaaaaaaactagaactACTTGTATTTACATGTCAGAAATGACAATACAAGAACAAATTGCAGAAAATGGATGGGTTGAAGTACAAATATGGAGAGGGGGCAGAAGATTATCCTATCctaaaaatatgaacaaaatccTTTTCACGATTCACAAGACACTACACTACATACACCCTGTGTCCAATAAGCTCTCTCATCGAAGAGAGCAACCACTGCACTGCAACAACTAATATCAGCCTTTGTGGTGGACCCACCCTCTAGATCTGCTTctaaattcttaatttattactaCTAGCTGTtgtaaaaataagagaaaagaaaagaaagaagcataATCGGAGAATATTCAcagaaaaaccaaaatcaacaagAGTAGGCCAAACGTTGGGCCACACGGCCCCTAAGAATTCCGTTATACAAAGCTACCCTGTTAGCAGGCATTATTCCTCCGATCttcgcttcttcttcttcttcttccccgtTGTTGTTGTTATAATAACTCTTCAGAACCTTCGATCGTGAGTTTCGCTTCCTGAACTCTTCTCCGTCTCTGCACGACTCCACCACGTCCTCCGCAAAGTgcactcttttcttcttcttcttgctctTCTTCCCTACTGCACAAGATTCCCACAACACAATCGTGTCAGCAAAAGAAACATTACTGTAAAGAGACCATTTTTTCTTGTGTGAATGTGTGTGCGTGAAGAAACAGGGGAAAGCGGGACCCACCATTGGATATGCAAGATCGCAGAAccggagaaggagaaggagggATTTGGTGGTGAACGGAGAATTGGGGTGGTGGGAAAGACTTCTGGAGACGGAGGGCGAGGAGGATCACCGTGCCGGAGACGGCCACGGCGGTCGCAACGGCCACCCCTTGCGCGCTTATCACTGAGCACATGGCGGTGATTTCGATGATGAAAGAAAGAGACGTTTTCGGTTTTGACGGGTTTGTGAACGACACAACGCAAGTGGAGAGTGAGGGGAGTTTTATTCTCTTTGCGGATGAGCAATTTTATATAGTAATGGGTCAAATATGAGCAGCTGCTGCTAACCATAATAAATACGACTATAATACTATactattgttattatatttCAAATAGAATTGAAATGGAACATTGTTTTATTTCCGTATATATTCAAATTCTTCTCTCAAAACGTGAGAGCTAatcattttatcttaaaaactgaaaattttaaatttaatatatatgcataaaatatgataaattattgcACATTCAAATattacttttctattttttattttttaaaaattaatttatcactgCATCacttttaaagataaatttgattgtttactcttttatttatattgataatgtattaaataaacaaagcaaAACGCCAATGCAAGTAGGACTTCTTTAACGGAATGGCATGcagcttttatatttttaccgTGACGTATTGATTGGAGTTTATGTGTTGCGTGTctacattatttttcttgtaagGTGAAAAGATcgtaaaaatgattatttaaagTTGATCTTAATTATAGATTGAGGTTGAGAAGTTATTTTAATACAACTATAACTAAGAGAatgtttatgaattatgattttttatacatctatatctattttttaatgtttgaatGAACGTTGAATacttaatattaataacaaaaaatgggtataaagaatgaaattatatatCGTTGGTTGATTTAAAGAACatattaggttttttttttttatattttgttcataatgagttttcctttttataaaataaaactctagcatataattaaaaaaaaagctaactttataataataattttcttaaattattgttaaagaaaatattgagtTGCATAATTAGCCTAacgtttataataaataaacgaGTTCAATTTTAAGAATCATTCATTGAAATGGATATTAGGATGTCTTTTGCAACAAAATGATGTTATGGCCAACAGCTGACGGCAATACCCAAAGGATATGTAGTGAGGGTTTGGTGAGTCGATCTGAGTGAGTGGGAGAAGTGGAAGGAGATTCGGTGGCGCGTGCACTGTACACTTCAGTTAGCAATGGATAAGCTACATTCTAATTATTGAATGTTAGAATATATAGATTCGGTTCACATTGGATAACTTGCCAGAGTTTGATTATTTAAGACATTAgttcaaaattgaattttaattataactagATGTTGCTGCATTTAActctgtattttatttttatagcgTTGACTATTTAATATATTGTAAactataaaactaattaaattcatattgtttagattattataaactttaatattataatatatttgagAATATTAATCTCATGTTCATTTTCATTGAGCtgattatttaaatttcttaattaaattaatattatctctgattctgatttttattataccttataagaaacaaataatagtgtaaaatactttatcatttatttctaACAATAAGGACCatagataatattatatatatatatatatatatatatatatatatatataatttattcaacaaataaatttatccaCCTCAACTTTGAGTATTTTCAAGTGCTtacatgaaattatttatacatggttgattaataaaatttatacaataaaaatttgtttttttgagTATTGTAGAACTCAAGAAATTATGTTTTGTACTTAATTTAATAATCTTaacatttaagtaaaaaaatggtaaaatatttaaatttatgtaaaattataaggctcacaaagttaaaataaagaatttatttaagCAATTGACCATCCTAGATCCTCTCATAAAATACCGTATGATTTTGGGATCGATTTTCACCTTTAACCCCACCAACTCTTGAAGACTTGCGTAGCAAAGGAATATAACCTGTTTATAATTTCTACAACAGAAATATAAAGCCAAAAAGAGCGTTGATGtcccaaatatataaaataaggttAGCGTCACTACCATCAATGTCATTATCCcatgaagaaaagaaacaatgagtgaagaagaaggaaaagaaatgaGAGGAAAAGCACCATGTATATTTTAAACAGGTGGAGAGTGTGGAAGAGGTATGCGACTTCTGGAATTAGTAGAATCTCTTCGAATAAACGGAGCTTTTGTCATCCATGACGCGTTTCTCAGGCCGGAGTTTAATGGTTATAAATTTCCTTAGTAGAGTCTAGTCTCATTGGGcccataatttgtttttttaaatgaattatttaatgcgtttataacatttttaaatgaacaaaatttatatatattttatagataTCGTTGATTCTTAAATCAAAATCAGCATGTCGTTTTAATAGTTCCGATCAATGTTAATCATCAAGACAAAGACGAAGACAACGATTATTAAGATAAAATACTaagtttaattgaaaattaatatacactatatttataatattatatttttatgaataaaaaaattagctcACACCAGTTAGATCTCACCACGAATAGATGTCTATCAGTCCAAGACTTGACCTCATGAAAAGTTGAGCACATATATTTCACAAGACGTTCGACGAAAAAAATTGGACAAAACACAGTTAGTAAAAAActggaaaaataaaagtattacgGAGGGGCGGGAAATCACGTACATGACATCCCGTATTATTTAGCTTTACTTGTCTGCAAACAATGAATGCGTCGCGTCATTTATAAAGTTAGTTCAAAATTTTCTCCAATGTAGGaccttaaaaaaatgttaatgtgCACAGTCCTAACTTACGGATTTTGTTAGCTATTGAGAATAACTTGTAACTTTAGATTTTGGAAGCATCAGTAACCAATTAACCATGTACAACTCAATGTTGTTCCCACTAATAAAGAGCATATGCAATCATGTTTCTAAAATATCAGATGACTATTCTCAAAAGCTGAATCTATATATAATTCTTGGTCTTTATATTTTGTGCCTTCTTTATTTAAGAAGACCTTCTAGAAAGTCTTCTTATTCTTCCAAGCAATCAATAGAATCCATTTCTCTGTGTCTACTCTCAAAAGCTTGGCTCgatttcttcttctaattaaagagaatgaaagctaaaaaaacattataatattaaaGGTTTAGAAAGGTTTCATTCTCTGTGACCAAACACTTAATATCACATGCCAGctcatttgaaattcttttagatATTAATTTAGAAAGGTTTAGCATTGCCCAAATTTCGCCTTAAGAGAACATTTAAACCAAACTTTAGAATTCTCCACTAGCATAATGTGCTATTACCTGGCTAAAAtcttcataatatatatatatatatatatatatatagctctATTTCTGCTCATGAACTCTGTCCTTAATATTTGCATTTTGCAATGCACGTTTATGTTGCTAGGAATCGGTTACTCAGTACTTTCagttttaaaacattataatttgatgagatTATACACAAAAATTTCAAGCGTAATAAATCAAAGTGATAGACAATAATAAGATGTGTCAGGCCTAATATCCTTGGCAACCTGGAGGAGGTATTCTATGTTGATATCATCAGGGTAGTGttgtaaaagttttaaattggTCACAAAATCACCACTTAGCAGTTTGCTTTTCACGCAAAGTAGCATTGCGCAACAGATCCGAAGAAGCATATCCTGCAAAAGAAATTTAAGCCAGGTAAcatattattaatcaaaatgACAAGTAAAACCACACTAATATTGTAAGCTAAGTATTAATTTTTTCCTGAAAGTTTGCCGAGGAGTTTGATTGAGAGAGAGATACCTAAACACCAAAAGGGTTACTCAGAAGTGTATCCCATATTCTCAAGATATACTCAAATTTGAACTCTTGCGTGAGTAGGAGTGTAATCCATCTGAATGCATAGAACTGTGGTTTAACCTGTTCATGAGGTTCAGCGGCATCAATTTAAATAGAATGGAACTGTACAAGCTGTTGAAGCAAAAACATTTAAAGGTTCTACCTTTGTTCTCAATTCAAAATGACGCCATAATTGTTCATcatttacttttaataaatCTGACAAGCGAGAAAGAGTGGCAAGGATGCCACTCGAACTATTATCCAATTGCTGGCAGAAATGATCCGCTGAGTCACCCAAGATTCgaacaaaacaagaaactctATCTGCTTCTACATTTCCCTAATAGAAAGAAACATAGCATAATTAAATAACagatgaaaaaattaaagtccTTTATGTccattaacatttatttatgtGGATAATCATCAAGAACAAAAATGTGATGGATGATACGAGAGGAAGACAATTGTAATAcagcaacatataattttaaaatggcCAAGTCTAGTAACCCATCTGGTAAGTTATAGAATTTATGGTTGTTCAATGTAATGGATATTGGTCAACATAACGGAAGCTGAATCATGCTTGCTTAGTGCTGGTTCATgtctaaaacataaataaattaaacatccAAATTGTCTACAAGTAATATTGAAAGTAAGATAtataaactcaaatttaaatttccaaAACACAATTTACCCTCCTTCAACCATTAATTTTGGTTTACTGCCGAAATCAGGTGAATGTTCTACTTCATCATATACACCATGCATTTTACCTAGCCAAAGAAAAACAATGGGAACTGCCACAAATCACATAATAAACAGTTATGCGGGGAACATGCTTACAGCATTTTGCTTGTCAGGGTCAGTACTAAATACTTAGTACATTGGTGCCAAGACTTCGTTCATGCCTTGCACATAACGAATCTCAGGATTTAACTTGGCAAAAAGGAGAATTATATTCTTCATCGCTTCCTATAGTCAAAGTATCAACAAAAACTTCAATAAGAGTCGAACCCCCTATAGTCTATCACTTTACACTGAAAAGTGGAAACAAAATTGAGAGTTGTTTGATAAGTAGCTCAGCTAAAAACCAAaacttacaaaaaattaatagaaaacttGTAGAGATTTTTGGTGGTGCAGTTAGTTATTACCCTTTTTTTGCAACTAATTGATGACTCACCTGGGAAGAATGGCAAATCTGGATGTGTGCGCTGCAGATCTCGATCTATCTGTTCTACTATCTCTGTGTACTAGAAGATAGACAGACAATGATAAGAATGAACTTCATTATCCTGAAGGGATTCAGTGAAATGTAACTTCAAAATGCAGGAGAAACCTACATGGAAATATTGACTCCAAAGGCTAGCCTTACCAAGGCTCAATCTTCATGAGAAATTTCATGTCGCCTAAGTTGGCCATCAACATCATTGTCCTTGTGCCGCTTGGTCGAACTTAATTCCTCATATCCCTTCCAGATATGTTTTGACTGTCTTAGATTCAATAATATGATCAGTGAAAACTGGAAAGCAAGAGCTACAGCACAAAGCACACCAGATATACCCAGGTAAATGTTTGATATAAATATAACTGCTTACGTGAAAATGTACAAATCAGCAGTATATTACCGGATTCTGGAGAAGATCCCTCTTTCAGATTAGCATACTTTTTTTGCCTGTTCACTTTTAGTTGCTTGCCCCACAAGTCATGAGATGAAGATAAGTAACACAAATCATAGCAGGACAGTCGGCTGCTTGTATGCAGACATAACTGCAATCAaaggattttataattttccaaatagaACATAAATCTAATATCTTCATTActagaagatggcttccaagcCTTTTCACGCAAACCTCCTCCATCAGGAATACCAGTGCTGGCAATTCTTTGCAACTTTTCCAAATTTATCTCCCTTTGAGAAAGCTGATAACGAAAAGGGTAAATGAATATAAAGG
Protein-coding sequences here:
- the LOC100306355 gene encoding uncharacterized protein LOC100306355 isoform 2 (isoform 2 is encoded by transcript variant 2) encodes the protein MCSVISAQGVAVATAVAVSGTVILLALRLQKSFPPPQFSVHHQIPPSPSPVLRSCISNGKKSKKKKKRVHFAEDVVESCRDGEEFRKRNSRSKVLKSYYNNNNGEEEEEEAKIGGIMPANRVALYNGILRGRVAQRLAYSC
- the LOC100306355 gene encoding uncharacterized protein LOC100306355 isoform 1 (isoform 1 is encoded by transcript variant 1), whose translation is MCSVISAQGVAVATAVAVSGTVILLALRLQKSFPPPQFSVHHQIPPSPSPVLRSCISNVGKKSKKKKKRVHFAEDVVESCRDGEEFRKRNSRSKVLKSYYNNNNGEEEEEEAKIGGIMPANRVALYNGILRGRVAQRLAYSC